The following are encoded together in the Xanthobacter autotrophicus Py2 genome:
- a CDS encoding spermidine/putrescine ABC transporter ATPase subunit (TIGRFAM: spermidine/putrescine ABC transporter ATPase subunit~PFAM: ABC transporter related; TOBE domain protein; Transport-associated OB domain protein~SMART: AAA ATPase~KEGG: atc:AGR_C_1086 polyamine transport protein PotG) — protein MAADKARKETIGAVRRSFAPWTDPTKTPLIRFENVVKRFGDFTAVDHVSLDIYEREFFALLGPSGCGKTTLMRMLAGFEEPTEGRLTLAGEDLAGVPPYRRPVNMMFQSYALFPHMNVQDNIAFGLKQDKMGKGEIDARVEEMLKLVKLEKFAKRKPHQLSGGQRQRVALARSLAKRPKVLLLDEPLGALDKKLREETQFELMDLQMDLGMTFLIVTHDQEEAMTVADRIAVMNNGVLVQVAPPSVIYEQPSTRYVADFIGEVNLIEGKITKAGPDETRISSPVTPFPLVVTQTVDCKAGDTACIAIRPEKLRITLEPPVDPTENVFEGEIWDIGYLGDLSIYHVELACGQRIKVSQPNLSRMVARPISWDDKVWVTFAPHAGVVLMG, from the coding sequence ATGGCTGCGGATAAGGCGCGGAAGGAAACCATCGGCGCTGTCCGGCGCTCGTTCGCCCCGTGGACCGATCCCACCAAGACGCCGCTTATTCGCTTCGAGAATGTGGTGAAGCGCTTCGGCGACTTCACCGCGGTGGATCACGTCAGCCTCGACATCTACGAGCGCGAGTTCTTCGCGCTGCTCGGCCCCTCCGGCTGCGGCAAGACGACACTCATGCGCATGCTCGCCGGCTTTGAGGAGCCCACCGAAGGCCGCCTGACCCTCGCGGGCGAGGATCTGGCCGGCGTGCCGCCCTATCGGCGGCCAGTGAACATGATGTTCCAGTCCTACGCCCTGTTTCCGCACATGAATGTGCAGGACAACATCGCGTTCGGCCTCAAGCAGGACAAGATGGGCAAGGGCGAGATCGACGCCCGCGTCGAGGAGATGTTGAAGCTCGTCAAGCTGGAGAAGTTCGCCAAGCGCAAGCCGCACCAGCTCTCCGGCGGCCAGCGCCAGCGCGTGGCCCTCGCCCGGTCGCTCGCCAAGCGGCCCAAGGTGCTGCTGCTGGACGAGCCGCTGGGCGCCCTCGACAAGAAGCTGCGCGAGGAAACCCAGTTCGAGCTGATGGACCTGCAGATGGACCTCGGCATGACCTTCCTGATCGTGACCCACGACCAGGAAGAGGCCATGACGGTGGCCGATCGCATCGCGGTGATGAATAATGGCGTGCTGGTGCAGGTGGCACCGCCCTCGGTGATCTACGAGCAGCCCTCCACCCGCTACGTGGCCGACTTCATCGGCGAGGTGAACCTCATCGAGGGCAAGATCACCAAGGCGGGCCCGGACGAGACCCGCATCTCCTCGCCGGTGACGCCCTTTCCGCTGGTGGTGACGCAGACCGTGGACTGCAAGGCCGGCGACACCGCCTGCATCGCCATCCGTCCCGAGAAGTTGCGCATCACGCTGGAGCCGCCGGTCGACCCGACCGAGAATGTCTTCGAGGGCGAGATCTGGGACATCGGCTATCTGGGCGACCTCTCCATCTACCATGTGGAACTGGCCTGCGGGCAGCGCATCAAGGTCTCGCAGCCCAACCTGTCGCGCATGGTGGCACGCCCCATCTCGTGGGACGACAAGGTCTGGGTGACCTTTGCGCCCCATGCCGGCGTGGTGCTCATGGGCTAG
- a CDS encoding binding-protein-dependent transport systems inner membrane component (PFAM: binding-protein-dependent transport systems inner membrane component~KEGG: rle:RL0765 probable putrescine transport system permease protein), which yields MAMAGEKGRGRWFVIAVPYLWLLALFLAPFLIVFKISLSQDVVAQPPYAPTLDLAQGWAGFTEFLSGLSFANYAYVLDFSNEFLEAYGSSLIIASISTVLLLLVGYPVAYAMARAPRSIQPTLLMLVILPFWTSFLIRVYAWIGILSQEGLLNQALMALGVIHTPLEILNTNLAVYIGIVYSYLPFMVLPLYAALEKLDLTLLEAAADLGCPPAKAFWTITFPLSLPGVAAGALLCFIPAVGEFVIPDLLGGSDTLMIGKSLWTEFTVNRSWTVSSAVAVLLLLVLVIPIVIYQNIQQRELEAGK from the coding sequence ATGGCGATGGCCGGGGAGAAGGGACGGGGCCGCTGGTTCGTGATCGCGGTGCCCTATCTGTGGCTCCTCGCGCTGTTCCTTGCGCCCTTCCTCATCGTATTCAAGATCTCGCTGTCGCAGGACGTGGTGGCCCAGCCGCCCTACGCGCCGACCCTCGACCTGGCGCAGGGCTGGGCGGGCTTCACCGAATTCCTGTCGGGCCTGTCCTTCGCGAACTATGCCTATGTGCTGGATTTTTCGAATGAGTTCCTGGAGGCTTACGGCTCCAGCCTGATCATCGCCTCGATCTCCACCGTGCTTCTGCTGCTGGTGGGGTACCCAGTCGCCTACGCCATGGCGCGGGCGCCGCGCTCCATCCAGCCGACGCTGCTGATGCTGGTGATCCTGCCGTTCTGGACCTCCTTCCTCATCCGCGTCTATGCGTGGATCGGCATCCTGTCGCAGGAAGGGCTGCTCAATCAGGCCCTGATGGCGCTGGGGGTGATCCACACGCCGCTGGAGATCCTGAACACCAACCTCGCCGTCTATATCGGCATCGTCTATTCCTACCTGCCTTTCATGGTGCTGCCGCTTTACGCGGCACTGGAAAAGCTCGACCTCACGCTGCTGGAGGCCGCCGCCGATCTCGGCTGCCCGCCGGCCAAGGCGTTCTGGACCATCACCTTTCCGCTCTCCCTGCCGGGCGTGGCGGCCGGCGCCCTGCTGTGCTTCATCCCGGCGGTGGGAGAGTTCGTCATTCCCGACCTCCTGGGCGGCTCGGACACGCTGATGATCGGCAAGTCGCTATGGACCGAGTTCACCGTGAACCGGTCCTGGACGGTCTCGTCCGCGGTGGCGGTGCTGCTGCTGCTCGTGCTGGTGATCCCCATCGTGATCTACCAGAACATCCAGCAGCGCGAGCTGGAGGCGGGCAAATGA
- a CDS encoding Ornithine carbamoyltransferase (PFAM: binding-protein-dependent transport systems inner membrane component~KEGG: bms:BR1609 spermidine/putrescine ABC transporter, permease protein, putative), with protein MRKGLTWFNITSIVLGFAFLYIPILLLVIYSFNASRLVTVWAGFSTQWYWALLENEQLMDAAWVTLRIAFFSSLVSTVLGTMAALTLTRYGRFPGRTLFSGMIYAPLVMPEVITGLSLLLLFVAVNFDRGFWTVLLAHITFTMCFVAVVVQSRLVTFDRALEEAALDLGCPPFKTFFKITLPLILPAVVSGFMLAFTLSLDDLVIASFTTGPGATTLPMRIYSQVRLGVTPEINAVCTILIAIVTVVVIIASVMTKRAENQRQAEERAAMTG; from the coding sequence ATGAGAAAAGGCCTTACCTGGTTCAACATCACGTCCATCGTGCTGGGCTTCGCCTTCCTCTACATCCCCATCCTGTTGCTGGTGATCTATTCCTTCAACGCCTCGCGGCTGGTCACCGTGTGGGCCGGCTTCTCCACCCAATGGTATTGGGCGCTGCTTGAGAACGAGCAGCTCATGGATGCGGCCTGGGTCACCCTGCGCATCGCCTTCTTCTCATCGCTGGTGTCCACCGTGCTCGGAACCATGGCGGCGCTGACCCTCACCCGCTACGGCCGCTTTCCCGGGCGCACCCTGTTCTCCGGCATGATCTACGCCCCCCTGGTCATGCCCGAGGTGATCACCGGCCTGTCCCTGCTGCTGCTGTTCGTGGCGGTGAATTTCGATCGCGGCTTCTGGACCGTGCTCCTGGCCCACATCACCTTCACCATGTGCTTCGTGGCGGTGGTGGTGCAGTCGCGCCTCGTCACCTTCGACCGGGCGCTGGAGGAGGCGGCCCTCGACCTCGGCTGCCCGCCGTTCAAGACCTTCTTCAAGATCACGCTGCCCCTGATCCTGCCGGCGGTGGTGTCCGGCTTCATGCTGGCTTTCACCCTGTCGCTGGATGACCTGGTCATCGCCAGCTTCACCACCGGGCCGGGGGCGACCACGCTGCCCATGCGCATCTATTCGCAGGTGCGCCTCGGCGTTACGCCGGAGATCAACGCGGTCTGCACCATCCTCATCGCCATCGTGACGGTGGTGGTGATCATCGCGTCGGTCATGACCAAGCGGGCGGAGAACCAGCGTCAGGCAGAAGAGCGCGCGGCCATGACGGGCTAG
- a CDS encoding protein of unknown function DUF306 Meta and HslJ (PFAM: protein of unknown function DUF306 Meta and HslJ~KEGG: bms:BR0695 hypothetical protein), which translates to MAMAMSKGKSKGAPALLTRRRMLGASLLLTALWGGPTLAQDMPLTPVGAWLADDIGGGGVLDRIQTTLVLGADGAVSGSGGCNTYSGKAKLAGPALLFGGLSSSRMACAPAVMAQEQKFLLALERTRAWRIDPLKRKLILIDLTGTELVRFSTR; encoded by the coding sequence ATGGCCATGGCTATGTCCAAGGGTAAGTCCAAGGGCGCGCCTGCCCTTCTCACGCGCCGCCGCATGCTCGGCGCCAGCCTTCTGCTGACCGCCCTTTGGGGCGGGCCGACGCTGGCTCAGGACATGCCGCTCACCCCCGTCGGCGCGTGGCTGGCGGATGATATCGGCGGCGGGGGCGTGCTGGACCGGATCCAGACCACTCTCGTGCTCGGCGCCGATGGCGCAGTCTCCGGCTCGGGCGGCTGCAACACCTATAGCGGTAAGGCCAAGCTCGCGGGCCCGGCCCTGCTGTTCGGCGGCCTGTCCTCCAGCCGCATGGCCTGCGCGCCCGCCGTGATGGCGCAGGAACAGAAGTTCCTGCTGGCGCTGGAACGGACGCGGGCCTGGCGGATCGATCCGCTGAAGCGCAAGCTGATCCTCATCGACCTCACCGGCACCGAGCTGGTTCGCTTTTCCACGCGGTAG
- a CDS encoding conserved hypothetical protein (KEGG: rpe:RPE_0937 hypothetical protein) produces MNYGITFSPFLSLPLLMAVGVVALVLAGLLLASRTRGAVFRALALSVGLLALANPSFTREEREPLTSVVAVVVDKSASQSFGERTQQTDAARTALAERLGKLSGVEVRTIEADAGDGSADGTRLFSALSAGLADVPPERVAGAIMITDGRVHDVPENPQALGFSAPVHALITGHAGERDRRVALEKTPRFGIVGQKQAVTFKVTDEGAPAGARVVVTIRRDGEVIARPTVTAGRSTSVDVDITHAGPNIAEFEVPALDGELTLVNNRTAVAIDGVRDKLRVLLVSGEPNVGERTWRNLLKSDANVDLVHFTILRPPEKQDGTPINELSLIAFPTRELFQTKIKDFDLIIFDRYAQQGVLPQVYFDNIVRYVRAGGAVLVAAGTDFIDTGSLYNTPLEEILPGVPRGDATDAPYHARLTDPGKRHPVTRALPGSESEPPHWSRFFRVIDAQVRSGTSLMSAPGDKPVLLVDRVGEGRVALLLSDHIWLWARGYEGGGPHIDLLRRLSHWLMKEPDLEEERLKLTVSGRDLVVERQTMADSVPTATITTPSGALRTLTLTQAEPGLWRAATPADELGLWRAANGTLTALANIGPLNPKEFAEVTSTRDVLAPVAAATGGGVWRLADLGGAVPRLVQVSASDRLAGEDWMGLRTRDVSVVRGIGLFPLFAGLSGLLLLLGALTAAWVREGR; encoded by the coding sequence ATGAATTACGGCATCACCTTCTCCCCCTTCCTGTCGCTGCCGCTGCTGATGGCAGTGGGCGTCGTCGCGCTGGTGCTGGCGGGGCTGCTCCTGGCCTCGCGCACGCGGGGCGCCGTGTTCCGCGCTCTGGCCCTGTCGGTGGGGCTGCTCGCCCTCGCCAACCCCTCCTTCACGCGGGAGGAGCGCGAACCGCTCACCTCCGTGGTGGCAGTGGTGGTGGACAAGAGCGCCAGCCAGTCCTTCGGCGAGCGGACCCAGCAGACGGACGCCGCCCGCACGGCGCTGGCCGAGCGGCTGGGCAAGCTCTCCGGCGTGGAGGTGCGCACCATCGAGGCCGATGCCGGCGACGGCTCCGCCGACGGCACGCGGCTGTTCTCCGCCCTCTCCGCAGGCCTTGCCGACGTGCCGCCGGAGCGGGTGGCCGGCGCCATCATGATCACCGACGGGCGCGTGCATGACGTGCCCGAGAACCCACAGGCGCTGGGCTTCTCCGCGCCGGTGCACGCCCTCATCACCGGCCATGCCGGCGAGCGCGACCGCCGGGTGGCGCTGGAAAAGACGCCGCGCTTCGGCATCGTCGGCCAGAAGCAGGCGGTGACATTCAAGGTGACCGACGAAGGCGCCCCCGCCGGCGCCCGCGTGGTGGTCACCATCCGCCGCGACGGCGAGGTCATCGCCCGGCCCACCGTCACCGCCGGTCGTAGCACCTCCGTGGACGTGGACATCACCCATGCCGGGCCCAACATCGCCGAGTTCGAGGTGCCCGCGCTCGACGGCGAGCTGACGCTGGTGAACAACCGCACCGCCGTCGCCATCGACGGCGTGCGCGACAAGCTGCGCGTGCTGCTCGTCTCCGGCGAGCCGAACGTCGGCGAGCGCACCTGGCGCAACCTGCTGAAGAGCGACGCCAATGTGGACCTCGTCCACTTCACCATCCTGCGCCCGCCGGAGAAGCAGGACGGCACCCCCATCAACGAACTCTCGCTCATCGCCTTCCCGACCCGCGAACTGTTTCAGACCAAGATCAAGGATTTCGACCTGATCATCTTCGACCGCTACGCCCAGCAGGGCGTGCTGCCGCAGGTCTATTTCGACAATATCGTGCGCTATGTGCGCGCCGGCGGCGCGGTTCTGGTGGCGGCGGGTACGGACTTCATCGACACCGGCTCGCTCTACAACACGCCGCTGGAGGAGATTCTGCCCGGCGTACCCCGGGGCGATGCCACCGACGCGCCCTACCACGCCCGACTGACCGATCCGGGCAAGCGCCATCCCGTGACCCGCGCCCTGCCCGGCTCGGAGAGCGAGCCGCCCCACTGGAGCCGCTTCTTCCGCGTCATCGACGCCCAGGTGCGCTCCGGCACCAGCCTCATGTCCGCCCCCGGCGACAAGCCGGTGCTGCTGGTGGACCGGGTCGGCGAAGGCCGCGTGGCGCTGCTTTTGTCCGACCACATCTGGCTCTGGGCGCGCGGCTATGAGGGCGGCGGCCCGCACATTGATCTGTTGCGCCGGCTCTCGCACTGGCTCATGAAGGAACCTGACTTGGAGGAAGAGCGCCTGAAGCTCACCGTCTCCGGTCGCGATCTCGTGGTGGAACGCCAGACCATGGCCGACAGCGTTCCCACCGCCACCATCACTACCCCATCTGGTGCACTGCGCACGCTCACCCTCACCCAGGCCGAGCCCGGCCTGTGGCGAGCGGCAACCCCGGCCGACGAGTTGGGCCTGTGGCGCGCCGCCAATGGCACGCTCACGGCGCTCGCCAACATCGGACCGCTGAACCCGAAGGAATTTGCCGAGGTGACAAGCACCCGTGATGTTCTCGCGCCCGTGGCGGCGGCCACCGGAGGCGGGGTGTGGCGGCTCGCGGACCTCGGCGGCGCGGTGCCGCGCCTGGTGCAGGTCTCCGCATCCGACCGCCTCGCCGGCGAGGACTGGATGGGCCTGCGCACCCGCGATGTCTCGGTGGTGCGGGGCATCGGCCTGTTCCCGCTGTTCGCCGGCCTGTCCGGCCTCCTGCTGCTGCTCGGCGCGCTCACCGCCGCCTGGGTGCGGGAGGGACGGTGA